The nucleotide sequence CTTTGCCCTTTAATGATAGAAGAACTACTTACCTCCTCTTTGATAGCGGTCAATTAGTTTGCATTTATGGTAAATCAATAGGCCGCAGATTACCAATTCTTTTCAATCATGGTATGCAATTGAAATTAGTGTACATGAAGATGAAGGGAAGAAGTTTATTAGGCGTAAGGTAACTTCTTTCCCAAAGCACCACTCCTACAATAAGATATCCACAAATGCAATTGGTGGACTGACCAAGATTGGCATGAGATACCTAGCATAATCAAATTGTCCATTTTGGTTCTATCCATTTGggataatgataaaaaaaaaaaaagtgaataagaatttacaagaaaatggaaagagatgTTAGTTaggaaaggaaaaattgaactaagtcttatgtaatttaattattataagccAACTCTTATGGATATGGATGTTTTGATGAATGATTTTAGAATATGATTGAATCTAAGAAAGGAATACAAAGTTGGTTGGTGATGACATTAATAACGATTCAGTCACCAAAAAAGGTAATGGGAGGAGGAGAGGGAAAAGAATCGACGACAACGAAAGCTTTTGTTGTTGCCAAagtataacaattaaaatttgtaatgttGGGTTTACTCGAGCTCGAGGTCGGGTGAAGTTAGATTGTCGTAAGAGATGTCGTCTCAAGGAAGTTTTTCGTTAgaatgctcgccgcaaggattcgccATAAGCTCTGGCCACAAGATTTCGCCACtaactcttgccacaaggtttcgccactagctctcgccacaaggcttcgccactagctcttgccacaagattTTGCCTTCGCCCTAGGTCTCTccgcaagcttttgccttcaCCGCTAGGTTCACCGCAAGTTTTTTGCCTTCGCTACGAGATCTCACCGCAAGCTTtagccttcgccgctaggtctgaccacaagcttttgccttcgtcgcgaggtctcaccgcaaggttCTGACCctattgatgctcaaaaaatgggttagaaggctcgcgggaatcttccccccAAAGGCCCTCCGATGGCAAAGTCAGTTCcagatcccaatgactattcacaaaaatagtaaaagtgcatTCAAAGTCTCTAGATTTTACCGAAATTGGAAGTCCCCatcaatgtcctgtagctgggtatttatagggcacgattctcaagggtgtcTGGTGCCGACACATGGCGAATTCTAAATGggtcaaatttaataaaagaagGGGGAGATTGCCACGAAAAACCACTGTGAGGCAACTTGTGGCAGGTTGTGGCGGGGCTGGCATTCGGGCTAGCCATGGCTTGCGACAGGCTGCCGCGAGGTAGCCCTCGCGACCAGTTTAGCTGCGAGGCTGGCCCTTGTGGCAGGCTATTGTGAGCCTGCCCTCGCGGCCAGCCTGGTCGCGATGTTGGCTATTGCGGCCAACCTTGCCTTGAGGCAAGGCATCGCGGCAGGCTACCGCAAAGCTGGACCTTGCGGCCAGCTATTGCGAGGTTGGCCTTCGCGGCCAACACCTGCTGCGAGGCTAGCCCTCGTGactaaactttttattttattaatttgaaaaattttctcatttttcctacCAATTTTTCATGACACAACAGCTTTGATTACGGTAAAAAAGTATGGAGAGAAGGCAAGATAAGCCTTTTAAATATAAAGGTTATTTGGTTATTCCAAAATATAACTGCAATTAACTAATGCAAGAGAAAAATTGTAACATGATATTAAATCTTGTATCTTTCTCGAATGTTAAAGAGTAAAAAATTACCAAACCTCAAGAATGTTGTTGGTTATTTATCATTTCCAATTTATCCTATAGGGTAAAActgaaaagttaaaaataattaaaaaaaatattttttaattaaagattcAATaacttattagaaattaaaattaaaaaactaaaaaatattttgtaaaggtATCATCCCCTTTCCCACTAATTCACCGTAACAATCCAAcatcctttattttttttttttcaaatttaaaacattATTGTCCTTATCTTTGTACTAACCAATATATTTAACACACTCCTAATTcatcaagtaaaaaaaaaaaatccataattctTTTATAATTGTAAAATATATGCACTttgcaattaaattatttttatttgactaaCTAAATTGTCTTACAAATCTAAGATAAAATGCATAAAACACAGATGtctaacttaaaaatattaatttccatagccaaaaattatatagaaataATTGGCTTCTTATTCATTATCAAATTGTTAAACTTTATTGAAAGCGTAGCtaatttagattgaataataataactttttataacgaatatttttttattaagaggACAAATTGAtgacaaattatattttttcaaatattataaaatataattcttttaTAGAAAAAACCACTATTTTTCCTTCCCATCAAAATACTACTTgtgaacaaaagaaataaaataataaaaaacaagttTTGGACTAAAGAAATAATATGAAGAATAATGTCATtccatttattaattattacatgCAAAAGAATTGCTGGAAGAAGATACAATTCTGCCACCACATAACAAATATAGCTAACCTAAACCCTAaccaatttaattaattctaaaacccaaatctaattactaattaacattaaaaaaaactaatctaGTTAATAACGACAAACATTAATAATGTATTTCACTTTAGGGTCACGACTAAGACCACCATAAGTGCAATATTGATTAGCTTCATTGAGGGCTTTGCAACACTGAGGAGTAACATAGATCTGGTTGGAGTCGGAAGAATAAGAGCCCATAATCTGCCCCATGCAAGCTCCAAACTGAGACATGGTTTGACCGCACGTATCCCAACTGTAACCTGAATGTTGGCTTCCTGATGTGTCCGGAGTGTAATAGTAATACCAAGATGACCACGAATAATCATCAGTAGAATGTTCCATTGGTTTGGGAGCTTCTAATGACTTGGAAGACTTTAAGGAGCCATCAACTCGAGCAGAGCCAAGAGTACTGCCCGCCGTCGCAATGCAGGCAAAGAGAAGAACAGTGGGAATGGAAGAAACCCTCTTCATCTTGCTTGAATGTTAAATACTATGTAGAATCTCTATTCTTTTTCTATCAATGAATCAAGAAGTTGTGGCATGATTGGTTGTTTTTATAGGTGAAATTAACGTCAAATTCAACGAAAAGGAGAAGTTGTATTTATCCTATAGGTTTTCTAATTAAATTCGAACTatgattcttttcttcttacgtttattaatttatttttgttacatAAATCTCGAAGAAATAAGTAATAGGAACTCTAATTTATCCCCAAAGAAACCATTAATTCATTATAATTTCTTCAAATTATAATTCCATTTTGTCCATTTTCCTTAACAAGATTAAATATTTGTGTAAAGTTTATCtatagattttttttccttaaattcatgttttcaatttatgcatatatatatatatatatatggaggaGTAACCcacatgtaaaaaaataaaaagttataaatgatttttttataattatagttttataatttgtttatacaaaattttaaataaaataagttgaatttaaataaaattaaattttaaatatattagagGAATGggtaaagtttaaattttttaatataaacttttttatttaatcctaTTACAGCTTCTTTTTTACGTTCAAAAGAAAGTTATTTGTAAGATTGttagtaaattattttgtgacTCATTTGTCACGTCAACAATCTATTAATTGGTTTTGATGAAATTGAAACGTGAAGAAATAACAGAGGTGTTTCTAAGATGGGAAGATGATCACGAATTTCACCAaacttcaaagaaaaaataataatttattctaaataagaatttgagTTACCTAACTTAACATAGACTTTTATCTTTTGGTCATTTATACTAAGatttttatagttttaaaaatggCTTCAAATTAAGGAAATTGTGTTTCACTATATCAATATTTTAACTTCCTAGAGGATCCCTCATTTGTTATGCTTTCCTATGACATATCATaataaagtttaaaattaagCCAATATCtattcttaatttaaattatttaaaagaaaattaaaatttaaaatttaagataaaattgatCCACTATCTGTTTCCGATTCAATCATGGGGTCTATTAgttattttttggatattataaacaaattgaaatttagacaaaattattctaatatttaaaCGGGTCTATTagttatttttgaaagaatataaaaagtttaaaattaaaacaaaacctAAGCCAATCCATGATTTTAATTCAAATGCGAGATGGTCGTGGTAAaattaaaagcaaaaaaattgaaatttatacgAAATTAAGGCAATCTctgtttttaatatttcaaacgTGGGTGGGTCTATCAgttattttttgcaaaattataaacaaattaacCTAATCTCTCtatctatttaaatttaaatttaaacaaaattaagttaatttggttttcaattAAAACGTGatgtcaatcaattaatttatttttaacaaactTGTTATCTTGTCTGACGTAGGTTTATAGGGATGGGTGTGCCGGTCCCACCCCCATGAGACTCACGCTCCCTTCCCAACTTTCCCTGGGCAACAGGCAACAAGTCTATAAGttatttttgagatatcattCTCTAACAACCACCATAACCAGCACAAAGACTAGATAGAGAGATTCAACGGAAATTAACCTAATTATTATTGACCAAATatgaatcatatatatatatatatatatatgtaatcaGGCTGCATAAGATGGCGCTGGGGCTGCTGCATTGAAACAGTACTGATCGAGCGTCTGCTGGAAGAACGGATTGCTGAAGGTCATAGATCCATTGGAACTGCACTTATCCTTCGCCTCTGCCAACGCCTTGCAGCAATCTGGACTGGCCTCAAATTTTCCGGTCCTGACGAAGGCGATCACATCTCTCGCGCATCCTAACTTCACACCGAGCAAAGCCGACGGGCAGGAGCCGCCGCCGCCCTGCGCCGGAAGAAAATCAGGCCAGCTGGTCGGCATGTCTCTGGCGAAGCTGCCGATGCAGtccaagaagagaagaagaagaatggcggTTGTTGAGGTCTTCGACAACGTCATGATGAAGACTGAAGGGATTTGAAAGCTGCTTCAGGTGATTCGAAGGGAAGGGTTTCatggaagatatatatataccgTGAATCTGAGAGGGAAACGGTAAGGTTATAAATGCTTGGTTTGATGATCCACAGATTATTTGGCTTTTATGATGATTCCTTGTTGGTTAGGGGCGGGGGGTGGCTGGGGGGGTTGGTTGGGAATGATCTGGAGATGAAGCTGAAATGGTATTCTTGTAATTGTGAATTAACTTGGCAgatattttctttccatctatataaatatcattaatgcccaaatttattttacatCCAAACTAGGCAGCACGAtctgattttatttatttatttattttttgaaacatCACGTTACTTAATTACCATTGTAACTAGCGATACTCTATCCATCAAGCATTAAAaactttttcaagaataatACCATCTTAGTAGATAGattgaaagaacaaaatataaagTGGGGGGCAAGCAAGTTGATGTACTATGAATTATCTTGCTCTGGAGCTGCCTTTCTCCTCCTCCTACTTCTCTTCACAGGCACTGTAGCATTGCCTCCATCCATTACAtgggctgctgctgctgctgcagaTGAATTCATTTGAGTCCTCAGTCGCAGGATCTCGCCCTTCGCCGATGCCAATTCCTCTTCCAGCTTCTGTGCTTTCTTCTCCAAACCCTCCTTTTCCTTTCCGACCCTCATGACGAGGTTATGCGCGTCCTCCAAGTTTTCCCGGGCTTCTTGAGAGGCTTGCTTCTGGTCAGCGAGGGACTTGCAGAGcaagtctctctcatcttccagGCCAGAAATCTGTGATTTAGCAATCTCTAGGTCCCTCGAAAGCAGCACTATATTTTGATTCATTTCGTCAAGTGACTTGGTAGCCTCCTCCAAATCCGTTTCAAGGGATTTTCGAGATTCTTTGTTGTTTAAGATATGTTTCTCCAAAGCTTTTACTTCTTTACTCAAAGAAGCTACagccttcctttcttcttttaaatcatTGGCCGCACTTTCAGCTTTCCTGTAGGCTTCGACCATCTCCTTCTGTAGGCTGTTACGGTTTTCTACTGCAGTTGCCAGTTCGTGGGACACGGTCTGGAGCTCGTCTTCAGTGTTTTTAAGAGCCTCTCTAACTGATGTGAGCTCGCCAGCTAACACCTCTGCACTGTGTTTTGCCTCATCAAGGCTTGCACGGAATGACCTTCTAGCTTCGCCAAACTCAGCTTGAACCTTAGAAATCTCAGCTTCAAGGCCTAAGCACAGGCTTCTTGATTGGTCTAACTGTTCTGTCAGATCAGAAACCTCCTTTCTTGATTTTCCAAGATTTTCCTCCGTAATTTGGATCTCATGTTTCAAACTACTAATACCTTTCAACTCTACATCCAGCCATTTCCTCAAATCATCCCTTTCCTGGGTCAAATCAGCAACTAATGCTTTGTTTCTGCTCGCTTCATTTGAAGCGAGATCAATCTTTTCCTTGAGCTGGTAAAGTTCACGGTCTCTTTCTTCCAATAATTTGGCATCAGCAGCTGTTCTTTCTTCAGCTTGTGACTTCATATCATAGTAATCCTTCTGAATAGTATCAAACTTCTGATTTAAGTCATCTTTCTGAAAAACTAAAGCACTTACCCGAGCATTCAAATCATCCACCACAGCTTTCTTCAGTTCTGATTCCCTTTTGCTTTCTAAAAGTTCCTCCTTCAATCTTTCAATCTCTGAATTTGCCACTGTCAATTCATCCTTGGTTTTCTCATAGGTAGAACTCAATTTAATAAGTTCTGATTCTTTATCAGCAAACTTGGAATTGAGATCACGAAAATGATATTCTTTATCCTTGATCTCTGAACTAAGCAAGTCTATCCTTTCTTCCAAGACTTCAATTGAATCAAGCTTCTCCTTGAGCTTTTCTTCTAGTTCCTTCTTATCTTCCTCGACCTCTATGAGGTCGGTTTGAAGATTCTCTAGTTGGACATGGAGATCCTCCActgatcttttctcactttgtAGCTCATGTCCTAATCCTGTTATAGTACTATTTGCCAATTTTAATTGGTTCAGCAAAGACTGCTTCTCTTCATTTGCCTTCTTTAGCTCTTTGTTTCGTTCTTCCTTCTCATTTAGAATCTTTGACTCGAAGTTCTTCTCTAGTGAAACAATGGTCGCTTCCTTTTCATCCAGTTTATTTTTCATCTGTGAATCCATTAGGTAGATGATGGGCCAAAATACTTCACAAACATATTTCAGAGTGAActggagaaaataaaaacaaatatgcaGTATAAAAGAGAgtaaaattgagagagagagagagagagagagagtaaagaGCTAAAGAACTTATTCAAGGGAAAATTCAATTTGCAAGGGTTATTCCTCTTGAAACTCTGAAATTTATTCCACAGGGATAAATTTTgctataaaagaaaagaagatgaaaaagtgGGGGCGCAATGAAATTCCAGATCTCCTACCACTTCAAAAGGAAGTTATTTCAACCCAGATATGTTGAATGTATGCTGGACAAAATTCAATCACAACATCAGAAACTAAGGGCCATTTGATTTTAGTGTGTTTCTTCagttctgtttttgttttcaaaagaaaacatACAAAATAGCATTTGGTATGTTGTTTTTCGTTTCAAAAACAGGGAAACGTAGTcctaattattttaacaaaaactaGAAACACCAAACTTGTGTTCCTGTGTTCATATTTTTGTCTTCATTTAACCAACTAGCCACCACCTTAATCAAAGACGCAACCTTCGGTGACAAACCAGAAACGCCCCTTCATCAACCTCCGGAGACTGACCAGCCGTTTTTTGTAGGGTAGGGATATTTTGTTCAGAATATAataattctttatatatatgcaattatTGTTAGTGTGTGGAGCCTAATTATCACCTTGGCGCATATTACCCCTATGCAGAGCTAGTACGCGGATCGACCTAATCCTAACAATCAAATTATTTTCTCGTGTGTTCTTCGTGCTCGTTTTGATTAACAATCATATTATAAAATGCACAAAACTTTTGTTTGACAATTATTTtcgttttaaattttgaataaaaaatgacaacatTATAAAACAAAAGGTTTAGTTTCCATTTTTTAACAGGAAactaaagcaaacacaaaataaataaaaaccaaCACATGAAAACTGACAACAAGAATTTAAACAGGCCCCAACTATTCGCCAAGCCTATATTGCTTTCATCTAGTTAAACCAACCCTTGTATATTTCCAATGCAATTCCACATCTTATAGAAGAGAAACGGATGAGTAGAATTAGAGATTGCTTACGGACTGCATCATTGCTTCATTAGCAACATTTTCCTTCCTAGCCAATGCATACAGCGAACCCAGCACACCAGAACTGAATATTCCAAGTCCATTCAGAATAGAAAGAGAGGAATTTGGTGGTGCCTTCACTTGAATTGCTTTCTGGGCACAAAAAACTAATTCAACTGATAATATAGGGAG is from Diospyros lotus cultivar Yz01 chromosome 2, ASM1463336v1, whole genome shotgun sequence and encodes:
- the LOC127795043 gene encoding MAR-binding filament-like protein 1-1, which translates into the protein MILVPGRICFSHSPLDHSLCPSLPSSSSSLLSSHSVFFYSFPRNERLARKNRTAVACTMHDNPDNNLFCKRRAILFVGISVLPLLRWKARALEGLPTEEPEMRVIEQKQEAEKAIQVKAPPNSSLSILNGLGIFSSGVLGSLYALARKENVANEAMMQSMKNKLDEKEATIVSLEKNFESKILNEKEERNKELKKANEEKQSLLNQLKLANSTITGLGHELQSEKRSVEDLHVQLENLQTDLIEVEEDKKELEEKLKEKLDSIEVLEERIDLLSSEIKDKEYHFRDLNSKFADKESELIKLSSTYEKTKDELTVANSEIERLKEELLESKRESELKKAVVDDLNARVSALVFQKDDLNQKFDTIQKDYYDMKSQAEERTAADAKLLEERDRELYQLKEKIDLASNEASRNKALVADLTQERDDLRKWLDVELKGISSLKHEIQITEENLGKSRKEVSDLTEQLDQSRSLCLGLEAEISKVQAEFGEARRSFRASLDEAKHSAEVLAGELTSVREALKNTEDELQTVSHELATAVENRNSLQKEMVEAYRKAESAANDLKEERKAVASLSKEVKALEKHILNNKESRKSLETDLEEATKSLDEMNQNIVLLSRDLEIAKSQISGLEDERDLLCKSLADQKQASQEARENLEDAHNLVMRVGKEKEGLEKKAQKLEEELASAKGEILRLRTQMNSSAAAAAAHVMDGGNATVPVKRSRRRRKAAPEQDNS